One window of Triticum dicoccoides isolate Atlit2015 ecotype Zavitan chromosome 5A, WEW_v2.0, whole genome shotgun sequence genomic DNA carries:
- the LOC119304256 gene encoding transcription factor bHLH35-like: protein MASSDMDVSLDFSWEALVLELGDADSMHLPAEDSLSGLCDDLTSSPDGATSRSTKASSLERKNIINERHRRRMLNEKLYALRRVVPNITKMDKASIIQDAIAYIEELQEQERQILAALRTDSCTAVAKVDDAASTGSNAEDHGVGSSPRKKMRRTTSASSINGAFCSPSTHPVQIFELEVTQVAEELTMVSMRHGNSHNAIAKVCEALESLCLKIISTSITAVASGIVHNMFVEAEGMHGAQTIKEMIQTHSAISM, encoded by the exons ATGGCGTCGTCCGACATGGACGTGAGCTTGGATTTCTCTTGGGAGGCCCTGGTGCTCGAGCTCGGCGACGCAGATAG CATGCACCTGCCGGCCGAGGACTCTCTGTCCGGCCTGTGCGACGACTTGACGAGCTCGCCGGACGGCGCCACCTCGCGGTCGACGAAGGCAAGCAGCTTGGAGAGGAAGAACATAATCAACGAGAGGCACCGGCGAAGGATGCTCAACGAGAAGCTTTACGCCCTTCGCCGTGTCGTTCCAAACATCACCAAG ATGGACAAGGCGTCCATCATCCAGGACGCTATCGCCTACATCGAGGAGCTGCAGGAGCAGGAGCGCCAGATTCTTGCCGCCCTCCGAACCGACAGCTGCACCGCCGTGGCCAAGGTGGACGATGCCGCCTCGACCGGCAGCAACGCAGAGGACCATGGCGTCGGCTCCTCGCCGCGGAAGAAGATGAGGAGGaccacctctgcctcctccattAACGGCGCCTTCTGTTCTCCTTCCACGCATCCGGTTCAAATCTTTGAG CTGGAGGTGACGCAGGTAGCAGAGGAGTTAACAATGGTCAGCATGAGACATGGCAATTCCCACAACGCCATTGCCAAGGTGTGCGAGGCACTCGAGTCGCTCTGTCTCAAGATCATCTCGACAAGCATCACCGCCGTGGCCAGTGGCATCGTCCACAACATGTTCGTTGAG GCAGAAGGAATGCATGGTGCTCAAACAATCAAGGAGATGATACAAACTCACTCAGccatctcgatgtga
- the LOC119304257 gene encoding transcription factor bHLH168-like, whose product MNACALNSMEVKAKPARGGKRSRASGGTTVVLLEKKESEKERRKRMKALCEKLASLIPREHCCSSTDTMTQLGSLDVGASYIKKLKERVDELQRRRSSVQALDTLKGDTSIPTPTTTTTTSSGAGSPEEEKAWEASEPVLQVRQHDDSSMEVRLICCMERPIKLHEVITIHEEEGAEIINANHSVAGHKMFYTIHSRAFSSRIGIDVLRVSERLGALLRLSSHENQAPSCMRSNQVLRYTDGTNATPKELVSNNDVGVTNKVPNPECESWAKQDQVMWSSLLTSISTDLLE is encoded by the exons ATGAATGCCTGCGCTCTGAACTCG ATGGAGGTGAAGGCGAAGCCGGCGAGGGGCGGGAAGAGGAGCAGAGCGAGCGGCGGcaccacggtggtgctgctggagaAAAAGGAGTCGGAGAAGGAGAGGAGGAAGCGCATGAAAGCCCTCTGTGAGAAGCTCGCATCCCTTATCCCAAGAGAACACTGCTGCTCCAGCACT GATACAATGACCCAACTAGGCAGCCTGGATGTTGGGGCGTCATACATCAAGAAGCTGAAGGAGAGGGTCGATGAGCTACAACGTAGGAGGAGCTCTGTGCAGGCCTTGGATACCTTAAAAGGAGATACTAGCATCCCAACGCCCACTACCACGACTACCACAAGCAGTGGTGCAGGGTCGCCAGAGGAAGAGAAAGCTTGGGAGGCATCGGAACCGGTGTTGCAGGTGCGGCAACACGATGATTCAAGCATGGAGGTGAGACTGATATGCTGCATGGAGAGGCCGATCAAGCTCCATGAGGTAATCACCATCCATGAGGAAGAAGGTGCTGAGATCATCAACGCCAATCACTCGGTTGCTGGCCACAAAATGTTCTATACTATACACTCTCGG GCCTTCAGCTCGAGAATTGGCATAGATGTTTTAAGGGTATCTGAACGACTGGGAGCACTG CTCCGACTTTCTTCGCACGAAAATCAGGCACCGTCGTGCATGCGCAGCAATCAGGTCCTCAGGTACACTGATGGGACCAATGCGACTCCCAAGGAGCTCGTCAGCAACAACGATGTAGGTGTAACTAATAAGGTGCCAAATCCCGAGTGTGAGTCTTGGGCTAAGCAAGACCAAGTGATGTGGAGTTCCCTGCTTACGTCAATATCAACAGACTTGCTCGAGTAG